The following proteins are co-located in the Massilia litorea genome:
- the aceA gene encoding isocitrate lyase, giving the protein MATREQQIAALQNDWDTNPRWKGVVRNYTAEDVVRLRGSLQIEHTLAKRGAEKLWDLVNNEPFVNALGALTGNQAMQQVKAGLKAIYLSGWQVAGDANVAGEMYPDQSLYPANSVPMVVRRINNTFQRADQIQWSEGKDDIDYFAPIVADAEAGFGGVLNAFELMKAMIEAGAAGVHFEDQLASVKKCGHMGGKVLVPSREAVEKLTAARLAADVMGTPTLVIARTDAEAADLLTSDVDDNDKEFCTGERTVEGFYKVRAGLDQAISRALAYAPFADLVWCETGKPDLEFAKKFADAVHAKFPGKMLAYNCSPSFNWKKNLDDATIARFQKELGAMGYKFQFITLAGFHALNYGMFNLAHGYARRQMSAFVELQEAEFAAAEKGFTAVKHQREVGTGYFDAVTQTIQQNQSSTTALHGSTEDEQFFDEKKVA; this is encoded by the coding sequence ATGGCAACGCGTGAACAGCAGATCGCAGCATTGCAAAACGACTGGGACACCAACCCACGCTGGAAAGGTGTCGTCCGCAATTACACCGCCGAAGACGTGGTACGCCTGCGCGGTTCGCTCCAGATCGAGCACACGCTGGCCAAGCGCGGTGCCGAGAAGCTGTGGGACCTGGTCAACAACGAGCCCTTCGTCAATGCCCTGGGCGCGCTGACCGGCAACCAGGCGATGCAACAGGTGAAAGCCGGCTTGAAGGCAATCTACCTGTCGGGCTGGCAAGTTGCGGGGGACGCCAACGTGGCCGGCGAAATGTATCCGGACCAGTCGCTGTATCCGGCCAACTCGGTGCCGATGGTCGTACGGCGCATCAACAACACCTTCCAGCGCGCCGACCAGATCCAGTGGTCGGAAGGCAAGGACGACATCGATTATTTCGCGCCGATCGTGGCCGATGCCGAAGCGGGCTTCGGCGGCGTGCTGAACGCCTTCGAGCTGATGAAGGCGATGATCGAAGCGGGCGCGGCCGGCGTGCACTTCGAAGACCAGCTGGCCTCGGTCAAGAAATGCGGCCACATGGGCGGCAAGGTGCTGGTGCCCTCGCGCGAAGCCGTCGAGAAGCTGACCGCCGCGCGCCTGGCGGCCGACGTGATGGGCACCCCGACCCTGGTGATCGCCCGTACCGATGCCGAAGCGGCCGACCTGCTGACCTCGGACGTCGACGACAATGACAAGGAATTCTGCACCGGCGAACGCACGGTCGAAGGCTTCTATAAAGTGCGTGCCGGCCTGGACCAGGCCATCTCGCGCGCGCTGGCCTATGCGCCGTTCGCCGACCTGGTCTGGTGCGAGACCGGCAAGCCGGACCTGGAATTCGCGAAGAAATTCGCCGACGCCGTGCACGCGAAATTCCCGGGCAAGATGCTCGCCTACAACTGCTCGCCTTCGTTCAACTGGAAGAAAAACCTGGACGACGCCACGATTGCCAGGTTCCAGAAGGAACTCGGCGCGATGGGCTATAAATTCCAGTTCATCACCCTGGCCGGCTTCCATGCCCTGAACTACGGCATGTTCAACCTCGCCCACGGCTATGCACGCCGCCAGATGTCGGCCTTCGTCGAGCTGCAGGAAGCCGAATTCGCCGCCGCCGAGAAGGGCTTCACGGCCGTCAAGCACCAGCGCGAAGTCGGCACCGGCTACTTCGACGCCGTGACCCAGACCATCCAGCAGAACCAGAGCTCGACCACGGCGCTGCACGGTTCGACCGAGGACGAACAGTTCTTCGACGAGAAAAAAGTCGCCTGA